The Juglans microcarpa x Juglans regia isolate MS1-56 chromosome 2D, Jm3101_v1.0, whole genome shotgun sequence DNA window AGGTAAGAAGGATTGGAGGGGGAGGAGAAGAGCCATCAATGAAATGGTAGAGTTCTTGTCCATGGAGATATGGGATAATTTGTGCTCACCAGAGGAGGAAATTGTCGGAATCGAGTTTGACGGAAACTATGTGGAAAAAATTACTGGGAAGTTGGAAGGTAGTGGAGGAGTGGTCATTTTCGGAAGAGGAGTGGTCACCAGCCATGGAGGACATTAGTCGTATTCATGATAGAGTTTAAAGAGAAATGCATTTCATTCTCATTGATTATAGCAGAACGACATAAGTTGATATATATGCACAACTGGACTCGACAGAATTCATATGGACAAAGTGTCGTGTAGCTTATATGCATTGTTGTACAGAGAAATTTGCAAGAGTTTGTTACAAAGGGAATATTGCCATAGCACTACATTTACACAGAGGTAGCACATTTACACAGAGGCAGCACATAACCTAGTCTACGTAACACCATATTCTTTTGGAAGTCTAGTTGCTGATGTGGAGATTATTTGTTGTGTCATCTGTGAGCTGGAGGAAAGAGTAGACTACTCAATACTTATAAAACCAAacgcttgaaaaaaaaaatgatgttaaaacaaatattacatGCCACATGTTTTTGGGAGAGGGAGATTGCTTAACATTTTGAAGTACGAGATATCATAgagttataaagagattttacaaaaataaatttaaattgacgtgaatttatgtgattcattagatttattttataagaaataatactcacacaatatatttcataacatgtgttataaaataaggataCTTTGacaaaatgatgttatttttatgaagtagtttataaaaatatcaatctttttaaaatattattatataaaatgttgtgaaaagttacgtttattttgtttttgagaacGTCTGCCTTTTCTGCTTAatgaaccaaaaaaacaaaaaggtatTTTTGACCGATAACGCAATGAAGCTGTTTGTAATGTTGGTGGCTTGGTACAAAAGGGTCCTATTAAACGAAGGCCCGTGAAGAGCCCAAAAACAAATTCCTCTTTCACAGCATGCTCTCACCCCCATCCAAGTTCAAACCCTTCACGCAGGCACACAGTACACCGAGAAGGGAAGAGAGATAGAGGGGATGGATACGaaggacgaagaagaagaaactagGAAAGTAGAGTTCGAGCCAGTGGAGATAGAGTACGTGAGCTACGGGGGTGAACATCACCTACCCCTGATCATGTCTCTTGTCGACCAAGAACTCAGCGAGCCCTACTCCATCTTCACCTACCGTTACTTCGTCTATCTCTGGCCCCAACTTTCTTTCCTGGTTACCTTTCACTCTTACTTGTTATGGGGTTTCTTTCAAAACCTACAAACTCTAActgattatttttctttcttttgcgtCTGTGTTTGGTTTTCTGTGTATGGGTTTCAGGCTTTTCACCAAGGCAAGTGTGTGGGGACGGTGGTTTGTAAGATGGGTCAGCATCGAAATACGTTCAGAGGGTATATTGCTATGCTAGTTGTCATCAAGCCTTATAGAAGCAGAGGCATTGGTAATTGTCTAAATCTGCGGcatttaccgataaaaaaaattataatctgcGGCATTTATGATTTTCAATCTGATTTAATCACTGCGATTAATTTTGCAACCGAGCTGTTAATTTTGGGCACCCCACTTTATTATGATAAACTTTGTTATATTGTGGCACTTAGAACTTTTTAGGTTATCATATTTATAGTGGTGTGTAACTATGTATTATGGAACTGATGCCTATTCTTATGGTATGGAAGAGTGTAAGGAGCTTGTAAGGAGGAATTTAATGGTTGAGATGTCATTCATATGCGTGACATATATGCTGATTGTTTTGTGTATATGCTGTAGACCAATGTGTGTTAGCATGGTGTTTATTACACAAAAATTGGTTGTAGTATACTTCCTGCGTACTCGGGCAACGCCTTTcattgtgtttaaataaaatttgactTTCACCTGTAAAAAAATGGTTGTAGTAGAAAATGATGGTcgattataaatatttgagaCTTCTGGTTTTTATAACCTCTACACACTGGTGCCTAAATTTATCATATGGTGTATCTCTAAAAATTCTCTTTGCTATATCTTATTGGCTGTGAAGCTTTGTGGCGTCTTAATATTTATGTTGAGATTTCCTTGAATTGCAGCTACGGAACTTGTTACCAGATCTATCAAAGTGATGATGGAATCGGGTTGTGAAGAGGTATGTGAGTATGTCAGCCTGGATTGTAAGGTTACCAACGTGTGTTACCGTCTTTGCATAAGTTATTAAACGTAACAAATTGGAACTTACGCATGACCCTGCTCTTCAATCTGTACCAACAGCCATCTCAGTGAATGTTCTTACCAAAGTGGCATTGCACAAGACCATCTCAGTTCCCTTCATGATTGAAACCTGtactcaaaatttattttgtgtagtATGCCTTTGCATTTGCACAAGCATATCATAAAGGTGGTAGTATAAGCTATTACTAGCATCGTGCTTTTGTTACTAGCTGCTCGTCGTCGCTAAACTTAAATCACCGGTTAATCTACAGGAAATATTAGAATATGAAGCAGGTTCCAGAATCATGGTGAATTTTACTGGGAAATTAAGgctgaaatgaaaaatattggaatTTTTTGGACAAATTAGGAGATGAAAATATATGGAATTGATTGTAGGACTTAGGCACATACTGTTTCTATGAATAATCTTTTGATTTCACATGTCCATTCATACAATAAAAATTGAACGACTTCGTTGGTGAAATAATGGGCTTGCTGCCATGAGGAAACACATGGTGATTTTTTTCCACGTTTTGAGCTAATTTATCCAActacatttgtttttttttttccattcatgATGATATTGAGTTTGGCAATTTCTATCAATGTTTAGAAGCGAACACTGGCTTACACTTatgttatttttctctctctcttccttttcttcattaaaaaaaaaaatgtgaaggtAACATTGGAAGCAGAAGTTACAAATAAAGGAGCTCTAGCACTGTATGGCCGTCTAGGGTTTATAAGGGCAAAGCGACTCTTTCATTACTACTTGAACGGTGTTGATGCTTTTCGGCTGAAGCTGTTATTCCCTTCTCCAGAGTTATTCTCCTCCCTGCCAATGATTACAAACAATGAGGACAGCCACTGGCATCCAGATCACATGCCGCCTGAAGAATGTTGTGAGCTGCATTGACACTGGTATTTAGATTTTCCAGTTCAGTATATGTCCTATACATTCATAAACTTGTGAATTTCATTGCTAGGGTCTTTGAGATGCATACCATCTGAATGATCAATCTTTTGCAATCCATGTCCTGAAAaggctctattttttttttttttttttcgcatttTGCCAACAGCAATGTTATTCTTCATCTTGGATTTGTTATACTTAGTCTCTCCggttaatttatatttaagttggtttttaacaataaaaaagaaaaccatttaCCATGCACcaaattaattgattttgttagggatgacaaaatatataataaagaatgaCATTTATCTTTTACTGCTTGTTTTACCATGCTGATTTTGAAAGCTCAAAGATGTATTGCAAAGACCAAATATACTCATTCTCATACACTAGCAACAAAGAAAATCCTTCGCGCTGAATTACATTGAAGAGGTTCTTTACTTAAGACAACAAAAAGATATTCATGTTCAACAAATAAAActatcaataataaataggataAAGAGTATAGAGATTGAAGCTAATAACATAATTCCCATAAATCTCTTTCTTTGTGTACTGCAAAATAGATATATCTGCACGTGTGCCcagttgagaaaattttttaaaaaataaaaaaggtactaaatgataaatgagaaggtaaataacaaaattcaaacaaatttaaaagagGTCATAAATTTATGAACACTTCGTATTTATTTAGAAGCAAAGAAGAGAAGACAATAGTCCAATTGATAAATCCAAACTCATTTCTAGCGTTATTTATTTATCACACCTAAaggccaaaagaaattaatttcttttttcaaaaatgatggtAACTTTTCATAAAGTGTGCTGGTATGTacagcaaaatatatatatatatatatatttcttttaaaaaaaaaaaagaaattatcattgttaattttaatagttaTAATTCGATGCAAATGTTGTGTATTtgttaattagaaaataaatatataacgtgataattttaaacttacaaattaCAGTACTaagtttcaaataatttaataatatcattattaaacTAAGAATTGAAGGAAATAGAATGctccttgaaagaaacaatcaatattataaaaatcttcGGGAAAGGAAAAGATCACATATGTTCAAATATATgtcagtaaataataatttcatcatTGCACAACCTCAAAGACAGTTTAATTCTTAGTTTTAGAAATCAAAACTGGAtcaatttaatttatctcaaaatttttgataacctttttcttaaacattaataaaacatgagcactttttaattctaaatttgtTACTAATCACATGTAAAATAGTCAAAGCAAAAGCAATATAATGTCCAATATCAAAATGtaacaaataaattcaataatcatagaatttaaaactgaagaaaataacatGCCGCCCAGgcttaatgtttatttttttaagagttcagtatatttcataaaattttaatgaagagttagtattttttatgataatttttttatatgggccgattttaaaatgatattttttttctacaaagGAAGCCCAAAACTTATAATCTGAAGCCCAAAACGATCAACCGACGGAATTCCTATGTTATCTAACTTAACATGGGCCGCCCAGGCTTATATAGCTTTTCAGGAAAGGAAAAGATCAAAGATGttctagtatatattaatatgttctACAGTTCTAGACCATGTTATCTGCAAATAATGGTTTCATCATTGCACCACTCCAAAAGCAGTTTAACTATTCACATGtaaaatttaagaaacaaaaccatatcattttttttcctaagcaagtTTAGCATTTGAGTCCTATTAGGGATACAAAGAGATTCCACAAATTAACGTGTCACCACatcagatgatttttttctctccatcaGCTGTCGTCCTTTTCTCCTTTCCTTAGTCTACCCCCAAACCCAGCCCCTACGTTTTTGGTATTTTCCACTTTCTCATCCCTGCTGTCAGTCGGTAAGCTATTTTTTCTCTTGCTATTTTTTCTCATTCCTATTCTTTACGTTGCCGACAACCATTTTTTCACCGTCGACGttggtatttttattgtttttgttaataAACAATGGGAAGACAACATTCATGTTGGTTCAAGAATCATgaacaatacaaaaaatacaGCATCAAGAGCAAGATGAAAAACGCAGCAtcaagatcaaaatcaaaatgaaaaacaaagcaTCAAAATCAGGAGAGCAAGCTcgtctatgtttttttttttttttttcgtgtttCTGGTACAGACCACTAGCTGCTGAAATGGAGAGACTAGAGtttgagagtttgagagagagagagagagagagagagttaaagaATTACAAGATACAAGTTTTTAGTGGGGTGGAAGTCATTTACAATCATCTCAAAACCAACAGATAcgtcacataaaaaaaaaaaagagggatctGGAGCCAATAAATTGGCTTCCACTCATGTCCCATAAAGGGATGCCACTTGAAGCGGtttttatatagtctaataaaacaaactatattattacaacTTAAAGCTGCAGTAAATAGGTTGTTTTGCATCTTGTTGGTTTGGACTAGCCAGAAGAGACTGTCACCCCCACTTTCACTTAATCCTCAGTTTGGAAAAGCGGGAACATAGGATAGCAACCCGAAACAAAGTCGAGTCGCGGGCAAAGGACCAACACAAACACAAGATGTGACGACGCATGCAGGTCATGCGCCCGGTAGGAATGGAGTGGAGGGTCAGATTTGAAGGATCCAATGCCTTTGATGTTGGAGGTGCCACGCTTGTCATCTGAGCAGCTCTAAGATGCAGTATGACACGCGTGGCGTATGGATGTTGCGCACGGCATAAGTAGCGCGTGCGAGGAACGCACCCAACAGATGAGCGGAATACTTTCACAAACTTGAAGATCGGCGACTGGGGATGCAGGAAAGGCAGCGCATGTTGGTCGGAGGACGCCAGAAAGCAGGAGATCAGCTTGTTGCGACGCTGTGGAGAAAccctaaaatagaaaaaaaaaaaaaaaaaaacaattaacagAAAATTAGAAAGGAAAACAGTAAGCTACTACAGCTGGCTAGTGGAGGAGGGGGTTGGAGCTGAAGCTCCAACCCCCTCCTCCTAGTGGATGGGCTGGAATCGCGGAGATAGGCAAAGAGAGATGGTTTTTTCACCTCGGATAAAACCATATCATTTTAATTCACTTCAAAAAATTTCACCAccttctttttaaacattttaaaataagaacactttttaatttcaaatttgtaattattcacatataaaataattaaaagaaaaagttatataatgtctaatagaatgaaaaaagtttttattaatttatttcatttttcgaAGACAccataagaaaagaaaatgcaaaacatTACTTGATTGTACATTCTCATActtctcaaattaaaatattaataatgatatattatatatttaaattataaaaaagttttattttttttaaaatttataattatactactTCACCTATTATTATTACCCTtaacaattagaaaataatgcgcatgttatatattagttatttctagaataaacatgtaacatgtcaattttaataatgacctagtttgttttcgtagatgaaatgagatgagttga harbors:
- the LOC121249069 gene encoding N-alpha-acetyltransferase MAK3, yielding MDTKDEEEETRKVEFEPVEIEYVSYGGEHHLPLIMSLVDQELSEPYSIFTYRYFVYLWPQLSFLAFHQGKCVGTVVCKMGQHRNTFRGYIAMLVVIKPYRSRGIATELVTRSIKVMMESGCEEVTLEAEVTNKGALALYGRLGFIRAKRLFHYYLNGVDAFRLKLLFPSPELFSSLPMITNNEDSHWHPDHMPPEECCELH